The sequence ctcatccatGCCATAGCCAATAAAAATACACTGCCTAGTCTTTATATCAAGCTTAGATCTCTCATCTTTAGGAATATGAACAAAAGCTTTACATCCAAAGACTCTTAAATGATCATAAGAAACATCTTTACCTGACCATACCTTCTCTGGCACTTCAAATTGCAAGGGAACACATGGTGTCCGGTTCAAGATATGAACAATAGTGCTCAAAacttcaccccaaaaggattcTGCCAATCCAGATTGTGACAATAAATACCTAACTCTTTCAACCAATATTCTGTTCATCCTTTCAGCCAagccattcaactgaggagtcttcggaggagtcttctgatgtcttataccatgctctttacaataagcatcaaatggaCCTGAGTACTCACCACCATTGTCAGATCGAATGCATTTCAACTTCTTCCCAGTTTCTCTTTCAACAGAAGCTTGAAATTGCTTGAACACATTCAAAACTTGATCTTTGGTCTTCAAAGTGTAAACCCATAATTTTCTAGAATGATCATCAATAAAGGTTACAAAATAGATAGACCCTCCAAGTGTTATTGTCTTCATCGGCCCACATACATCAGAATGCACCAAGTCAAGTATCTTCTGCTTTCTTGAAGGTGGATGACTCTTAAAAGAAACCCTGTTTTGTTTTCCAACAAAATAATGGTTGCACTTTTACAAAGCAACCTTACAACCAGATAAAAGATTCCTCTTGGATAACATATTTATACCCTTCTCACTCATATGCCATAATCTCTTATGCCATAAATCAGTTTCATCAACAAACTCAGCAGCATTAACAACATCTTTTACAATCTTTGCTTGAGTTAAATAAAGAGTAGAGTGTCATGTACCTCTAGCAACAACCATGGAACCCTTGGTGCACTTCCAACTATCACGGGAGAATGAGCTATCCAAGTCTTCATCACACAACTTACCAACAGAAAGTAAGTTCAACCGAATATCTGGAACATGCTTCACacgcttcaaagtcaacttggtaCCGTTGAAGGTTTCTAAACAAATCCGTCCAACACCAGCACATTTTGCAACACCTTGATGAGCCATTTTCACATCACCAAAATCACCAGGAGTATAAGAGGTAAAGAAATCCCTCCTAGATGTAACATGAATAGAAGCACCACTATCAATCACCCAACTAGTGCTATTATCAACAAGGTTAACAGATTCAAACTCCTCAACAATAAGAAAATCATCATGAGTTACATTAACCTTGTCTTCATTGCTACCATCATCTTTATTTGTGCTTTTGTCTTTACTTGCCTTGGCTTTCTCCTTCTTTAACTGCCAACAAAATTTCTTCACATATCCCTTTTGACTACAATGATGACACTCAATATTCTTATACTTTCCTCGAGACTTGCTTCTGCTTTGATCTCTACCTTTAGAACCTCGACTTTTGTTTCTCCTCCTAGACTCAGAAACAAGAACATCTGAATGTGTAGTCGATGTACCTTGTGATTTTCTTCTCATCTCTTCATTCAAAATACTGCTCTTGGCAAGATCCATAGAGATTACACTATCAGGAGCAGAATTAGACAATGACATTTTGAGAATTTTCCACGAGTCTGGTAAGGAGCCAAGAAGTAACAATCCTTGAACCTTTTCATCAAATTTGATACCCATGGAAGATATATAACTAATTCATAATTCTTTGAAAATTATTCAAGTGATCTGTCATTGATGTCCCATTTGTATACTTCAAAGCCAACAACTACTTGATCAAAAACATCTTGTTATTCCCAGTTTTTCAAGTATACAACTGTTCAAGCTTAATCCAAAGGGTCCGAGCATGTGTCTCTCTAATAATATAGTTCAACACATTATCGTCAACCCACTGCCTAATATATCCATAGACTTGTCTATGcaacaaagtccaatcatcatcagATTTATCATTAGACTTCTTTGTACCAAAAACTAGTTGATGAAAATTCTTGACATAAAGCAAATCTTCCATCTTTGACTTTCACAAATCATAATTAGAACCATTAAGAGTGATCATCCTATTAGTATTAGTATTAGCTTCCATTGTTCACAGAATCACAAGCCCAGAAAAATACCAACAAGCTCTGATACCAGTATGAAAGAGCCTAGCAGCGAAAACGACACAAATATCCAATACAAGAAcaatatggaagcactcacaacacaatatggcagcaactataacaagcaaatatagcaagtaaagcaataacaaGAATACACCGAGATTTTAACATGGAAAATCctctcaatgtgagaggtaaaaaccacgggtcgtccagaccaatgaaatagatccactataatcaaatgaggtacaagagagtctcaaacaaagtacaaaaatgtgcatataaccagccaaaacatcaaagcaccaaagctttcaaatgagaagcaagaagatgaaatataccAAAAAAATAGAGCTACTGTTGAAGTCAATTTCTCTCTCTGCAGATTTTCAATTAAAATCTCTACCgttcagaatgaagaacaagatgtgaaAAATCTACAGTCCAAATTTCACATCAatccaacggtgaaagaatgaTAAATCGCCGTTCAAAGattgctgctctgtgtaaaaacgggaaacctaatttctctcttgTGAAGCCAATTTCTCCCACTGAAAACATCCAATCAACATCTTCACCGAccagaataaagaaaaagatgaGTGAAACACGCAGTTTAAATTTCaagccgatccaacggtgaacgaATGAGAAACTGAcatttgaaatttactgcttTGGATAAAAACGAGAATTCTAtttttccctcttctctctcacttggtGGCTGTTCTCTCTCCCTCACAATGACCCTAAAATCTAATTACGGTTgagatttggatcctctaaagtttgaatttcactttagagagtaaagtgtgatctttcaccattgatttcataggtaggaccaataataaatatgaaagagaaactattcaatgggagaagatcacactttactctttaaagtgaaattcaaattttagaaaaTCCAAATCCTTAGGGTTGTGGCACAATAAGTGCAAAGAGACACCCTCAAAATGTTTGGCTTGAGCCtcacaaaagagagaaaaaaacccAACACAAATTACTTTTTAGATTTTGTTGCATCTATGCAAAcgagttttagaattttaaattataattttaatatgtatttttaagATAAGTGatagataaattaaaaataaaatatttttattatgataAAATTAATGCCAAGTACAATTTTCAAAAAAGTAGTGGTGACTGGTGAGCACTAAAATCCATACGAACACAAAAATAATGCTAGTCGATACTTCTTAATACGTGCTATTTAGgtcatctaaaaattaaaatttacaacaaaatttaaaaaaataaaaataccacAAAATAGAATTATTGTTGCGCAACCAATATCTCCAACTACAAACCTCATTTTGACAATCTAAATTCACTTTACGTGGTTAAGCCAACAAATTTTTTACTCTATAAAAAAGTCTTGATAGAAATAAACACACAGTTTATCGTAAATAAATCataattcaattcaacttattagATAAAAAAGACTATATGTATTATTTATATTAGTGAAAagaaaaaatcctttataaattaGACGATGAGAAAAATTTAGGAAAAGGAAAATTCACTCTTCACAGAGATTTATATTCTCTTATTATAATTGATTAATAAACATTGAAAGCTTTCACATTGGACGCGGTCTAATAATAAAATAGCTCACATCTTAAATTGGGTTTTTGTTGGCTCAATTTTATGGAAATGGAGGCCATGTGTGTGCTATGCGTCTATATGAAGTTATGGGGGACTGGACAAATATGTAGGACAGTTTTGTTGTCAGTGTGATATAGAGGAACTCGGACTGTACGAATTCTTTGGATTAAATTTTGAATAACAAATCGCACGGTCCGATTTGTATTGGAGGAAAAAAATTTTGGGTATTGAAATCGTACCCTACGATTTCTTTAGTAGGTAATTTCGTCCCATATCGCACGGTCCGAGTTCGTGATTGAGAGTTTGAGTTAAGGCACATTGAACTCGGACCCTCCGTTTTGTGGAAGGGCTAAGAGGAACTCGGATGGTCCGAGTtcgtttactttttttttttggttcagtTTAACCTAGTCGAAGGGTGCGAGTTCCTTAAGCATGCTGATATAAAAGAGTGAAGTGTTAGTGGTGGGAGCTTAGTTCCGTCTTCTTCCTTGTTGAGCGGCTGCTTCCTCTCCTCTTCTATCTGGGTTTTTCAGTTTTGATTTTGAAAGTGTAGTTGCTAAGGCTAAGCTTATGCTTATTTTTTGTTGAGTGAAAAAAATGAGTGACAAAGTATTGCTAAAAATATActattttggtcagattttgttacaaacgagtgaaggagtaaaatttatttgtgaaaatccaTTAGATCTTGTTATTCCTTTTATTATCTCATTTGAAGAACTCAAAGGTGTAATCTGTAAAAAGATTAATTCTGAGCGGGCAAGAAAGATATCCTGTATCCTATACAGATATCCCGTACCGGTGTTTGGTGGATTCATCCAGTATCAAACCAAATATGTGACGGACGAAGAGCCACCATTTCACAGGATCATTCGAAACTGGATTCTAtcacaattgcagaagcaataaagccacTGGTTGAGGCTGACTCCTCCTTAAAGGTAAAATCGGTTATAGCAGAAGTGCAATCGAAGTTCAACTACACCATGAGCTACCGGAAAGCATGGTTGGATAAGCAAAGGGCagtagaaaaaatatttggaggttgggaaGTCTCTTATGAGGCGTTGcctatatggtttgaggccatgtgtcacaaGGAGCCATCTGCTGTTGTCCATTTTGAAACTATGCCTACATATCAAGGCGATGACTTGATGGGTGATATTCGGGTACTGCATCGTGTATTTTGGAGTTATTACCCTTGTATTAGGGCATTCAGACATTATAAGCCAATTGTCCAGGTGGATGGGACTCACTTGTATGGAATGTATAAGGGTTGTCTGCTTGTGGCAGTTTCACAGGATGGCAATAACAATATCGTCCCAATTGCATTTGCTATtgtggagggagagacttctgatgcatGGCATTTTTTTCTTAGTAACCTGCGTCAATATGTTGTAACTCGGGATGGTGTCGGTCTAATATCCGACAGGCACGAGTCCATCAATGCAGCTGTGGAACGTAGTAACGGAGCTTGGTCACCGCCTAGAGCTTTTCATATGTTTTGCATCAGGCATATAGAGTCAAATTTTTTGAGAAAGTTCAAGGCCCCGTACCTCCAAAAATTGGTCGTCAACATTGGTAACCATTTATTAGATTTAAGCAAATTATTAACAGATTCTTCCTTAAATAATTCTATTGAAAACGattacttttctttctatttgttgTGATCTACCAGGATATTCGAGGATGGTGCGGGAGTACGAAATGCGTTACCAGCGGTTACGGGAACGTGGCGAGGCGTACACAAACTGGTTAAACTGAATTCCTCGCGAACAGTACGCATTGGCCTTTGATGGTGGGTACCGATggggtcacatgacgacgaatcTAGTGGAGTGTATCAATTCAGTTTTGAAGGGTGCATGCAATCTTCCCATTACTGCTCTTGTGAAGGCAACATTCTACAGACTAAACGAGTTGTTCACCCGAAAAAGAGCGGAGGCGGAAGCCCGGATCAATGCTGGCCATGTGTTTTCTGATATCGTGACATCGAAGTTGCATGCAAACCAACTTGCATCAGGAAACATCCAGGTTAGTTGCTTTGACCGCCAGAATGAGGTCTTTGAGGTTCGTGAGATGCCGAGCGGGCTGGAGTTTGCAGTCGATCTATGTGGCCTTCGATGTGACTGTGGTGAGTTCCAGGTGGACTGGATCCCTTGCAGACATGTGTTCGCATGTTGTGCCAACCAGCGACTGGATTGGCAACTATATGTGCATGATGTGTATAAGATGGACCAAGTGCGGCGGGTGTACCGAGCTAGGTTTAGGCCACTAGGTAATCCTACCACATGGCCTGCTTATAACGGACCTCGGTTCATACCAAATCCGTACCTGAGACGGGTCACGAAAGGTCGCCCCAGGATGACGCGCTTTCTGAATGAGATGGACACGCGGATGTTATGTCGTCCCAGGCGATGTACGCTATGTGAGGCTGAGGGACATAGTCGTAGCAGATGCCGTCAGTCAGCTGGTTCAAATACCAACAGAGATGCCCCCTAGGTTCATAGTTTTAAGATGATCTTGTATAATATAACCTGATTGAGCAATCTGAGTTAACATGACCTGCTATATGTAACCTTATAAATGATGACAATCTAGTATTATCACATATCTGTTGCATTATATAATATGATGGTTAATACATCAATACATCAATATCTGTATGAACATATTAGTATTTTATGAAACATTATTACATACTCCAGATGGTTAATACATCAAAAAAATTCATAACAACTAGGTGATAATAAACATACAATATAATCTTACCATAGTCCAAGTCATTAATACATAATGTCCAACACATAAAAATTACTCAATACAAAATCCAACACATACAAATTACTCAATACAAAGTCCAACACATACAAATTACCCTAAACATAACTCCACAACTACTTTCTCATTGCCCACTTTACATCCTTCACAAAGTTCTTGCATTTTTTGGCCGCTTTTTTTAAGACAGAAGGAGTGAAGCGATTAGCACTCCGACGTGGCGGATCAATCCTCAGATTGTAACCTTTGACATTGTCCTCTGGAGTGTCCGCCTGACCTGTATACAATTTTGAATAAACAAGTATATGCAGCACATTACATATTCATTACCAACATAGATACCACAAATCAAGAAGGAACTGGGTGGTTACATGTCAACATTCTTgatttctacaaaaaaaaaaataacaaattactagtcagataaaaaataattactaCCTTACTATCATCAATCATTTTACTGAATCTTTATATAACTAATTATTCTAACttctaaaattatttaattaatccttaaaattaatcaaaactgCAAATAAAAAACATTACTAATACAAATATTCCTAATCAAAATTCTCAACCATATTACAACATCTACAATAATATCTAATATTAATGACTCATTTGTTAAACATTTTTTTctcaacaataaaaaaatattcctAATCAATATATGCCATCATTCATATTCATACAACGGTAACAATAAATAACTTGCTAATAATAATTActacaattaaaaaaatttaaatcttctCATAACAAAAAAGCTAACATGCCTTAACTACAATAATTCTACTAATCATTCAACAATAACACTATCTCACAATAACAATAACATTATCATCAACTTCATCAATAACAgttatagttaattttttaaaaaaacatttAAAAATGATTAACGTTCCTCACAAAtaattatactaaaaattaattaaaaatttaaacaaaaattacATTCTCTACTTAAACCACTCTGTTTACTTCTCTTTTTCTATTACAGGCGGGAAAACTaactaacaacaataataataaagaatTTCTTATAATaacatttataattaaaaatctgtaaaaaaatttttgaaaaatctaacAAATATTGAAAAATTAGTAACAATCATtctatttattttctttaattgcaTTTTTCACAACAgccataataattaaatttttaatattaatttccttataataatatttatcattaaaaatctgtaaaaaaaattttgaaaaatctaaCAAATATTGAAAAATTAGTAATAATCATtctatttattttctttaattgcaTTTTTCACAACAgccataataattaaatttttaatattaataaatataaacatactaaatttataaaatttaaaaaaattttaaaaaaacttaCATAATCAGGATCATTGAGATAATGAATAATGTGAAGCTCAGATCGATCAAcatctttaattttatatttttttggcaTGATTAAAGCTCCTCCACCATGCAAAGAAGCCAGAGAAAGGATGAAGAAGGTGACTGAAGTTGAGAGTGAAATGTGAGAGAGTGAATGGTAATCGGATGGTGAGAGAGGGTGTTGAGGGGTCTTTGTTGGGTTTCAGGGGCACCGTTCGGGGTTAACTATGCGCGCGACGCGTGTCAACTTGGTGACGAACTCGGACCGTGCGATGGGTGGAGAGGAAATCGGATGGTCCGTGTGCTTCATCGATCTCGGAGGGTCCGAGTTGCAAGCTTCAGTGAACAAAATCAATGCTTCTCGGACCATGCGTGTTGTGCTTGGAACTCGGAGGGTCCGAGTTGTTCACCCCTGACACCACAATTTTGTGAAGCACTTCCTACCCCCATACCAGCGTTCTACACTATCCATGCACCAATATGTATATTAAAAAGTGATACTTTGTTATCTCATGTTAAGTTTCATGTATTCATGTATAATCTGTACACATGAATGGAAATAGGTTGGGTCGAATTGAGTTTGATTTTGTGGAACTTGATTCATGTTATAAATATATgatctaagtttattattttttataattttttttcaaacttaAATTCAATCTATTTACAGTCAGATAAACCcacaaatttattttaaaaacttaTTTCATAAATTAGAACTCAAAACATAAATTTTATGTTATT is a genomic window of Arachis ipaensis cultivar K30076 chromosome B06, Araip1.1, whole genome shotgun sequence containing:
- the LOC107647563 gene encoding uncharacterized protein LOC107647563 — translated: MSDKISRTGVWWIHPVSNQICDGRRATISQDHSKLDSITIAEAIKPLVEADSSLKVKSVIAEVQSKFNYTMSYRKAWLDKQRAVEKIFGGWEVSYEALPIWFEAMCHKEPSAVVHFETMPTYQGDDLMGDIRVLHRVFWSYYPCIRAFRHYKPIVQVDGTHLYGMYKGCLLVAVSQDGNNNIVPIAFAIVEGETSDAWHFFLSNLRQYVVTRDGVGLISDRHESINAAVERSNGAWSPPRAFHMFCIRHIESNFLRKFKAPYLQKLVVNIGYSRMVREYEMRYQRLRERGEAYTNWLN